One region of Pseudomonas sp. ABC1 genomic DNA includes:
- the nahK gene encoding hybrid sensor histidine kinase/response regulator NahK/ErcS' — protein MARTSTRRSPVSPLDVPEDALHERLAVLERENHKLRRINAALIERIETGASGRDASYAAFQHSVELAEQVRERTDALNQAMAELKASNKLLSDARLRAETAHQHLVDAIESISDAFVLYDREQRIVLFNKRFKALWHRTGARIGSGMRLAEVRRLVDSTGLVAEEHRGKGNEPTVYRLNSGRWMQVSERPTREGGLVILYTDITEVKVSETMRREQALAQKSRLLQRAVDNLSQGVAMVGAEGALELWNRRFLELSGLAPIEAHRPFEEVMAESELELLTPLTLDADGHPVEEVEQRLFDGRMLEIRTHPLPTGGYVNTFTDITERYQHAEALRESERWIRLITDHVPALIAYVSADLTYEFTNKVYEEWYRWPSDGMLGQSLREIHSGEHWHQLEPYIERALSGESVSFEIAEYNHAGQQRYMLRSYVPNRLASGDVAGIFVLIQDITDRRRTAEALHQAYQNLEQRVRERTAELTSLNEQLLCEIDERTHVEARLREAKREAELANLSKTKFLAAVSHDLLQPLNAARLFTSALLDRDTGPSGGLIRNISNSLEDVENLLGTLVDISKLDAGVIKPDIASFAVSELLENLALEFRQLAGTEGLALDFVGCSALVRTDIQLLARILRNLLTNAIRYTSTGRILLGCRRRRQSLSIEVWDTGMGIAEDKLEEIFQEFKRGDTALPGQDRGLGLGLAIVEKIARMLGHRIQVRSQPGRGSCFSVEVPLARRASRVRSETCTSTLLVEHLQGARVWVLDNDTAICAGMRTLLEGWGCRVITALSESDLARQVDNFHDEADMIIADYHLDNGHTGIDVVTTVNARRSTPLPALMITANYSNDLKQQVRELGHMLMHKPVRPMKLKTAMCHILEKGQQG, from the coding sequence ATGGCACGCACATCAACCAGACGTTCACCGGTGTCGCCATTGGACGTCCCGGAGGACGCGCTGCATGAGCGGCTGGCTGTTCTTGAGCGGGAAAACCACAAGCTGCGGCGTATCAATGCCGCGCTGATCGAGCGGATCGAAACCGGCGCCTCCGGGCGCGATGCGTCCTACGCCGCCTTCCAGCATTCGGTGGAACTGGCCGAACAGGTGCGTGAGCGCACCGATGCGCTGAACCAGGCGATGGCCGAACTGAAGGCCAGCAACAAATTGCTCAGCGATGCCCGCCTGCGCGCGGAGACGGCGCACCAGCACCTGGTCGATGCCATCGAGAGCATTTCCGATGCGTTCGTCCTGTATGACCGCGAGCAGCGCATCGTGCTGTTCAACAAGCGCTTCAAGGCACTCTGGCACCGTACCGGCGCGCGTATCGGCAGTGGCATGCGCCTGGCCGAAGTGCGGCGCCTGGTCGACAGCACCGGGCTGGTGGCCGAGGAACACCGTGGCAAGGGCAATGAGCCGACGGTCTACCGACTGAACAGCGGGCGCTGGATGCAGGTGAGCGAGCGTCCGACCCGTGAAGGCGGGCTGGTGATCCTCTACACCGACATCACCGAGGTCAAGGTCAGCGAAACAATGCGCCGTGAACAGGCGCTGGCGCAAAAGTCGCGGTTGCTGCAGCGGGCCGTGGACAACCTGTCCCAGGGTGTGGCAATGGTCGGTGCGGAAGGGGCGCTGGAGCTGTGGAACCGGCGTTTTCTCGAGCTTTCGGGGCTGGCGCCGATTGAAGCGCACCGCCCGTTCGAGGAGGTCATGGCCGAGAGCGAACTGGAGCTGCTGACGCCGCTGACGCTGGACGCCGACGGGCACCCGGTCGAGGAAGTGGAGCAGCGCCTGTTCGATGGCCGCATGCTGGAGATTCGCACGCATCCGCTGCCCACCGGCGGTTATGTGAACACCTTCACCGACATCACCGAGCGTTACCAGCATGCCGAAGCCCTGCGCGAAAGCGAGCGCTGGATTCGCCTGATCACCGACCATGTGCCGGCGCTGATCGCCTATGTGTCCGCTGATCTCACCTACGAGTTCACCAACAAGGTCTACGAGGAATGGTACCGCTGGCCCAGCGACGGCATGCTGGGCCAGAGCCTGCGCGAAATCCACAGCGGTGAGCACTGGCACCAACTGGAGCCTTATATCGAGCGGGCGCTGTCGGGCGAGAGTGTCAGTTTCGAGATTGCCGAGTACAACCATGCCGGGCAGCAGCGCTACATGCTGCGCTCCTATGTGCCGAACCGGCTGGCCAGCGGCGACGTGGCCGGTATTTTCGTGCTGATCCAGGACATCACCGACCGCCGCCGCACGGCCGAGGCGCTGCACCAGGCCTACCAGAACCTGGAGCAGCGCGTGCGCGAGCGCACGGCGGAACTGACCAGCCTCAATGAGCAACTGCTGTGCGAGATCGACGAGCGCACCCACGTCGAGGCGCGCCTGCGAGAGGCCAAGCGCGAGGCGGAACTGGCCAACCTGTCGAAGACCAAGTTCCTCGCGGCGGTCAGCCATGACCTGTTGCAGCCGTTGAACGCGGCGCGGCTGTTCACCAGCGCCTTGCTGGACCGGGATACCGGGCCGAGCGGCGGACTGATCCGCAATATCAGCAATTCGCTGGAGGACGTGGAGAATCTGCTGGGCACCCTGGTGGATATTTCCAAGCTGGATGCCGGGGTGATCAAGCCCGATATCGCCTCGTTCGCGGTCAGCGAGTTGCTGGAGAACCTGGCCCTGGAATTCCGCCAACTGGCCGGAACCGAAGGGCTGGCGCTGGATTTCGTCGGCTGCTCGGCGCTGGTGCGCACCGACATCCAGTTGCTTGCGCGTATTCTGCGCAACCTGTTGACCAACGCCATTCGCTACACCTCGACGGGGCGTATCCTGCTGGGTTGCCGTCGGCGCCGGCAGAGCCTGTCCATCGAAGTCTGGGACACCGGCATGGGCATCGCCGAAGACAAGCTCGAGGAGATATTCCAGGAGTTCAAGCGCGGCGACACGGCCTTGCCAGGGCAGGACCGGGGGCTTGGCCTCGGCCTGGCCATCGTCGAGAAGATCGCGCGCATGCTCGGGCATCGTATCCAGGTGCGTTCACAGCCTGGGCGGGGGTCGTGTTTTTCCGTCGAGGTGCCGCTGGCGCGGCGGGCGTCACGGGTGCGCAGCGAAACCTGTACCTCCACGCTGCTGGTGGAGCATTTGCAGGGTGCGCGGGTCTGGGTGCTGGATAACGACACGGCGATCTGTGCCGGTATGCGCACTTTGCTGGAAGGCTGGGGTTGCCGGGTCATCACGGCGCTCTCGGAAAGCGATCTGGCGCGGCAGGTGGACAACTTCCATGACGAGGCCGACATGATCATCGCGGACTATCACCTGGACAACGGCCATACGGGCATCGATGTGGTGACCACGGTCAACGCGCGCCGCTCTACGCCGTTGCCGGCGCTGATGATCACCGCCAACTACAGCAACGACCTCAAGCAGCAGGTGCGGGAGCTGGGGCATATGCTGATGCACAAGCCTGTGCGGCCGATGAAGCTCAAGACCGCCATGTGCCACATTCTGGAGAAGGGCCAGCAGGGCTGA
- a CDS encoding chemotaxis response regulator CheY: MKILIVDDFSTMRRIIKNLLRDLGFTNTAEADDGTTALPMLKSGSFDFLVTDWNMPGMSGIDLLRVVRADERLKHLPVLMVTAEAKRDQIIEAAQAGVNGYVVKPFTAQVLKDKIEKIFERVNG; this comes from the coding sequence ATGAAAATCCTCATCGTCGATGACTTCTCGACGATGCGACGGATCATCAAGAACCTGCTGCGTGACCTGGGGTTCACCAACACCGCCGAGGCCGATGACGGCACCACGGCGCTGCCGATGCTCAAGAGCGGCAGTTTCGATTTTCTTGTCACCGACTGGAACATGCCGGGCATGAGCGGCATCGATCTGCTGCGTGTTGTGCGTGCGGACGAACGCCTCAAGCACCTGCCGGTGCTGATGGTGACCGCCGAAGCCAAGCGCGACCAGATCATCGAAGCGGCGCAGGCCGGGGTGAACGGTTACGTGGTCAAGCCTTTCACCGCGCAGGTGCTCAAGGACAAGATCGAGAAGATTTTCGAACGCGTCAACGGCTGA
- a CDS encoding protein phosphatase CheZ, whose amino-acid sequence MTQAEENISEFQRELRKEAHELVDSLDAGRFDDAVQLIHKLNQTRDRGLYQEVGKLTRELHSAIVKLEIDTRGEAEASQITDATNRLSYVVQMTEKAANRTMDLVEESAPLVNYISYESQSLTADWQRFMRREMNAEQFRELARRIDEFLKRGMGDSEQLSSNLREIMLAQDFQDLTGQVIKRVTSLITELESNLLKLVLMAGQVDQFAGIQHDRDAMLAEQQQLKEQKEPSKGEGPQMNADMRKDVVSGQDDVDDLLSSLGF is encoded by the coding sequence ATGACGCAGGCAGAAGAAAACATCAGCGAGTTCCAGCGCGAGCTTCGCAAGGAAGCCCATGAGCTGGTCGACAGCCTCGACGCGGGCCGTTTCGACGACGCGGTTCAGCTGATCCATAAACTCAACCAGACGCGCGACCGGGGTTTGTACCAGGAAGTCGGTAAATTGACGCGTGAGCTGCACAGCGCCATCGTCAAGCTGGAGATCGACACCCGTGGCGAGGCCGAAGCCTCCCAGATCACCGATGCCACCAACCGGCTCTCCTATGTGGTGCAGATGACCGAGAAGGCTGCCAACCGGACCATGGACCTGGTCGAGGAAAGCGCGCCGCTGGTCAACTACATCAGCTATGAATCCCAAAGCCTGACCGCCGACTGGCAGCGTTTCATGCGCCGGGAAATGAATGCCGAGCAGTTCCGTGAACTGGCGCGGCGCATCGACGAGTTTCTCAAGCGTGGGATGGGCGACAGCGAGCAGCTGTCGAGCAACCTGCGCGAGATCATGCTGGCCCAGGATTTTCAGGACCTGACTGGCCAGGTGATCAAACGTGTCACCAGCCTGATCACCGAGCTTGAAAGCAATCTGCTCAAGCTGGTGCTGATGGCCGGGCAGGTCGACCAGTTCGCCGGTATCCAGCATGACCGCGATGCCATGCTGGCCGAGCAGCAGCAACTCAAAGAACAAAAAGAACCTTCCAAAGGTGAAGGTCCGCAAATGAATGCCGATATGCGTAAGGATGTCGTGTCCGGTCAGGATGATGTTGACGATCTGCTTTCGAGCCTGGGCTTTTAG
- the fleN gene encoding flagellar synthesis regulator FleN: MGMHPVQVIAVTGGKGGVGKTNVSVNLALALADLGRRVVLLDADLGLANVDVLLGLTTKRTLADVVAGDCDLRDVLVQGPGGIRIVPAASGTQSMVQLTSLQHAGLIQAFSEISDDLDVLIIDTAAGIGDAVISFVRAAQEVLLVVTDEPTSITDAYALIKLLNRDYGVNRFRVLANMAHSPQEGRNLFSKLTKVTERFLDVALQYVGAVPYDETTRKAVQKQRAVYEAYPRSKCALAFKSIAQKVDTWPLPSTPRGHLEFFVERLISPAVDPHE, translated from the coding sequence ATGGGTATGCATCCCGTACAGGTTATTGCGGTGACCGGCGGCAAAGGTGGTGTCGGCAAGACCAATGTGTCGGTCAACCTGGCGCTTGCGCTGGCGGACCTTGGTCGTCGCGTCGTCTTGCTCGACGCCGATCTCGGCCTGGCCAATGTGGATGTCCTGCTGGGGCTGACGACCAAGCGCACGCTGGCGGACGTCGTCGCCGGTGACTGTGACCTGCGTGACGTACTGGTGCAGGGACCGGGCGGCATCCGTATCGTGCCGGCCGCTTCCGGCACCCAGAGCATGGTGCAACTGACCTCGCTGCAGCATGCAGGGCTGATCCAGGCGTTCAGCGAGATCAGCGATGACCTGGACGTTCTCATCATCGACACCGCTGCCGGTATTGGCGATGCCGTGATCAGCTTCGTGCGTGCCGCCCAGGAAGTGCTGCTGGTGGTCACCGACGAGCCCACCTCGATCACCGATGCCTATGCGCTGATCAAGCTGCTCAACCGCGACTACGGCGTCAACCGCTTCCGCGTGCTGGCGAACATGGCTCACTCCCCTCAGGAAGGCCGTAATCTGTTCTCCAAACTGACCAAGGTCACCGAACGCTTTCTCGATGTGGCTTTACAATACGTCGGCGCGGTGCCTTACGACGAGACGACGCGCAAGGCCGTGCAGAAGCAGCGAGCAGTCTATGAAGCCTATCCGCGTTCCAAGTGCGCGCTGGCGTTCAAGAGTATCGCCCAGAAGGTCGATACCTGGCCGCTGCCCAGCACGCCGCGCGGTCATCTGGAGTTCTTTGTCGAGCGCTTGATTTCCCCCGCGGTAGACCCCCACGAATGA
- the sodC gene encoding superoxide dismutase family protein, whose protein sequence is MKPWIIALLTGCTALGAHASTLTIPVSTVDAKGVGQSLGNVSVESSAYGLVFRPNLSGLEPGIHGFHIHAKGNCDTAEIDGKVTPAGAAGGHWDPKNTGKHGEPWGDGHQGDLPALLVTADGKASQPVLAPRLKNLDEIKGLALMVHQGGDNHSDHPAPLGGGGARIACGVIK, encoded by the coding sequence ATGAAACCCTGGATCATCGCCCTACTGACCGGCTGTACCGCACTTGGCGCCCATGCCAGCACCCTGACCATTCCGGTCAGCACCGTCGATGCCAAGGGCGTCGGCCAGTCGCTGGGCAACGTCAGCGTGGAAAGCAGCGCCTACGGCCTGGTATTTCGCCCGAACCTGAGCGGACTCGAACCCGGCATTCATGGCTTCCATATCCACGCCAAGGGTAACTGCGATACCGCCGAAATCGACGGCAAGGTCACACCAGCGGGCGCCGCGGGCGGCCACTGGGACCCGAAGAACACCGGCAAGCACGGTGAACCCTGGGGTGACGGCCACCAAGGCGACCTGCCAGCTCTGCTGGTGACCGCCGACGGCAAGGCCAGCCAGCCGGTCCTGGCACCGCGCCTGAAAAACCTCGACGAGATCAAGGGCCTGGCGCTGATGGTGCACCAGGGCGGCGACAACCACTCCGACCACCCTGCCCCGCTGGGCGGTGGCGGCGCGCGCATCGCCTGTGGCGTGATCAAGTAA
- a CDS encoding IS4 family transposase, protein MFRISRFHDLLKALPRGVFDRAVVQQDADSHSRRFTSWDHLVAMLYAHLSGAGSLRELESSFNSQPNHHYHLGTSAIRRSTLAEANGRRCPEVFAQAAQYLMACTSRQQRRDTKELLYLLDSTSITLKGSGFDDWTLSDRTRRTQGVKVHVQYANHCAAPVDCRFSAANVNDIEVGKSLEIEPYATYVFDKGYCDYNWWARLEENKARFVTRFKYNAGLKVLSSREVADGEQGVILQDEHVRFAHRHPGGKRINHYEKPLRRIVVHRPEHDRPLILATNDLESPAADIAELYRRRWRIELFFKWIKQHLKIKQFLGRSENAVRIQILCALISYLLLSLHRMLTGEKKSLWMFMVEVRSTLLQRPEIEVERYRKRQAQKQEIEQRQGQLFLA, encoded by the coding sequence GTGTTCAGAATAAGCCGGTTCCACGATCTACTCAAAGCCCTCCCACGTGGTGTATTTGATCGCGCTGTCGTTCAGCAAGACGCGGACAGTCACAGCCGACGCTTTACAAGCTGGGATCACCTAGTTGCGATGCTATACGCCCACCTGTCTGGGGCCGGCAGCCTGCGTGAGCTCGAGTCCAGCTTCAATAGCCAGCCCAATCACCACTATCACTTGGGAACGTCTGCGATCAGACGTTCAACACTGGCCGAAGCCAATGGGAGACGCTGTCCAGAGGTTTTCGCCCAAGCGGCGCAGTACCTGATGGCGTGCACCAGTCGGCAACAACGCAGGGACACAAAAGAGCTGCTGTACCTATTGGACTCGACCTCCATCACCCTGAAGGGCTCAGGCTTTGACGACTGGACGTTATCGGATCGAACACGCCGAACTCAGGGGGTCAAAGTCCATGTGCAGTACGCCAACCACTGCGCAGCCCCTGTGGATTGCCGTTTCAGTGCCGCCAATGTCAACGATATCGAAGTCGGCAAGAGCCTGGAGATTGAGCCTTACGCCACCTATGTATTCGACAAAGGCTATTGCGATTACAACTGGTGGGCCCGCCTGGAGGAGAACAAGGCTCGCTTCGTGACACGGTTCAAGTACAACGCGGGGCTCAAGGTTCTTTCCTCGCGCGAGGTTGCCGACGGGGAACAGGGCGTGATTTTGCAGGATGAGCACGTCAGGTTTGCCCATCGACATCCGGGTGGGAAACGCATCAATCACTACGAAAAACCGTTACGTCGCATCGTCGTTCACCGCCCGGAGCATGATCGTCCGCTGATCCTGGCGACCAACGACCTAGAGAGCCCAGCGGCGGATATTGCTGAGCTTTACCGCCGTCGCTGGCGAATCGAATTGTTCTTCAAATGGATCAAGCAGCACTTGAAGATCAAGCAGTTTCTGGGGCGTAGCGAAAATGCGGTACGCATTCAGATTCTCTGCGCCTTGATCAGCTACCTGCTGCTGAGCCTTCACCGGATGCTGACAGGTGAAAAGAAGAGTCTGTGGATGTTTATGGTGGAGGTGCGCTCAACACTGCTACAGCGTCCAGAGATAGAGGTTGAGCGTTATCGAAAGCGACAGGCGCAAAAACAAGAAATCGAGCAACGACAGGGACAGCTATTCCTTGCATAA
- the flhA gene encoding flagellar biosynthesis protein FlhA: protein MDRAQLINMRNNMLGAGRGNLGVPLLVLAMLAMMTLPVPPFLLDVLFTFNIALSIVVLLVSVYALRPLDFAVFPTILLVATLLRLSLNIASTRVVLLHGQEGHDAAGKVIQAFGEVVIGGNYVVGAVVFAILVIINFVVVTKGAGRISEVSARFTLDAMPGKQMAIDADLNAGIIDQAEAKIRRAEVAQEADFYGSMDGASKFVRGDAVAGLLIMFVTLLGGIAIGVLQHGLSFGDAGKIYCLLVIGDGLVAQIPSLLLSTSAAIMVTRVSSSEDMGQQVSRQMFASPKALGIAATILIAMGLVPGMPHVPFVGLGSLAALAAWLIWKKTTEAKKVKVEEEQKQLEMLPAQRTAETKELGWDDVTPVDMVGLEVGYRLIPLVDRNQGGQLLTRIKGVRKKLSQDLGFLMPSVHIRDNLDLLPNAYRLTLMGVSLAEAEVYPDRELAINPGQVFGPLNGISAKDPAFGLEAVWIEVSQREQAQSLGYTVVDASTVVATHLNQVLYKHAHELIGHEEVQQLMQLLAKNSPKLAEELVPGMVSLSTLLKVLQALLQEQVPVRDIRTIAEAIANSGAKSQDPAAMVAVVRVALSRAIVQNLVGLEPELPVITLEPRLEQILLSSLQKAGQGADDGVLLEPGMAEKLQRSLVNAAQRQEMLGKPVILLVAGPIRAMLSRFARLSVPNMHVLAYQEIPDNKQVTIVATVGQN from the coding sequence TTGGATCGCGCGCAACTGATCAATATGCGCAACAACATGCTGGGGGCCGGTCGCGGCAACCTCGGGGTACCGTTGTTGGTGCTGGCCATGTTGGCCATGATGACCCTGCCTGTCCCGCCGTTCCTGCTGGATGTGCTGTTCACCTTCAACATCGCACTGTCCATCGTGGTTCTGCTGGTCAGTGTGTATGCCTTGCGTCCCCTGGACTTTGCGGTCTTCCCGACCATCCTGCTGGTGGCCACGCTGCTGCGCCTGTCGCTGAACATCGCTTCGACCCGTGTCGTGCTGCTGCATGGCCAGGAGGGGCATGACGCTGCGGGCAAGGTGATCCAGGCCTTCGGTGAGGTGGTGATCGGAGGCAACTATGTGGTCGGTGCGGTGGTGTTCGCGATCCTGGTGATCATCAACTTCGTCGTGGTGACCAAGGGCGCCGGGCGGATTTCCGAGGTCAGTGCGCGTTTCACCCTGGATGCCATGCCGGGCAAGCAGATGGCGATCGACGCCGACCTGAATGCCGGCATCATCGACCAGGCCGAAGCCAAGATCCGCCGTGCCGAGGTGGCCCAGGAAGCCGACTTCTACGGTTCCATGGACGGTGCCAGCAAGTTCGTGCGCGGTGATGCGGTCGCCGGCCTGCTGATCATGTTCGTGACGCTGCTCGGTGGTATCGCCATCGGCGTGCTGCAACATGGACTGTCATTTGGTGATGCGGGAAAGATCTACTGCCTGCTGGTGATCGGTGACGGGTTGGTTGCGCAGATTCCCTCTCTGCTGCTGTCGACCTCCGCGGCGATCATGGTGACTCGTGTATCAAGCTCCGAAGATATGGGGCAGCAGGTCAGTCGGCAGATGTTCGCTTCGCCCAAGGCATTGGGTATCGCCGCTACGATCCTTATTGCCATGGGGTTGGTGCCGGGCATGCCGCACGTGCCCTTTGTCGGGCTCGGGTCGCTGGCGGCCCTGGCTGCCTGGCTGATCTGGAAAAAGACCACCGAGGCGAAGAAGGTCAAGGTCGAGGAAGAGCAGAAGCAACTGGAAATGCTGCCGGCCCAGCGTACCGCCGAGACCAAGGAGTTGGGCTGGGATGATGTCACGCCGGTGGACATGGTCGGACTCGAAGTGGGTTACCGCCTGATTCCATTGGTGGATCGCAACCAGGGCGGGCAGTTGCTGACGCGCATCAAGGGCGTACGCAAGAAGCTATCCCAGGACCTGGGTTTCCTGATGCCGTCCGTGCATATCCGCGACAACCTCGACCTGCTGCCCAATGCCTATCGCCTGACGCTGATGGGGGTGAGCCTGGCTGAGGCCGAGGTCTATCCTGATCGAGAGTTGGCGATCAATCCGGGGCAGGTGTTCGGGCCGCTCAATGGCATCAGTGCCAAGGACCCGGCTTTCGGCCTGGAGGCCGTCTGGATCGAGGTCAGCCAGCGTGAGCAGGCGCAATCGCTGGGTTATACGGTGGTGGATGCCAGCACCGTGGTCGCCACGCACCTCAATCAGGTGCTCTACAAGCATGCCCACGAGCTGATCGGTCACGAAGAAGTCCAGCAACTGATGCAATTGCTGGCGAAGAACTCGCCCAAGCTGGCCGAGGAACTGGTTCCCGGCATGGTGTCGCTGTCGACGCTGCTCAAGGTGTTGCAGGCGCTGCTGCAGGAGCAGGTACCGGTGCGCGATATCCGCACCATCGCCGAAGCCATCGCCAACTCGGGGGCAAAGAGTCAAGATCCCGCCGCTATGGTGGCCGTGGTCAGGGTCGCGCTGTCCCGGGCAATCGTGCAAAACCTTGTGGGGCTTGAGCCAGAGCTGCCTGTGATAACCCTTGAGCCAAGGTTGGAACAGATTTTGCTGAGTAGCTTGCAGAAGGCTGGGCAGGGCGCGGATGATGGCGTTTTGCTAGAGCCGGGTATGGCGGAAAAGCTGCAGCGTTCCCTGGTGAATGCCGCGCAACGCCAGGAAATGCTCGGTAAGCCGGTCATCCTGTTGGTGGCCGGGCCGATCCGGGCCATGTTGTCACGTTTCGCACGGCTGTCGGTTCCGAATATGCACGTACTGGCATATCAGGAAATACCGGACAACAAGCAAGTCACCATCGTTGCGACGGTGGGGCAGAATTAA
- a CDS encoding RNA polymerase sigma factor FliA: MTAAGLGMYYSKSQGRDEQYRLVEQYAPLVKRIAYHLLARLPASVQVDDLMQAGMIGLLEAAKKYDMGKGASFETYAGIRIRGAMLDEIRKGDWAPRSVHRNSRMVSEAIRAVEARTGRDARDQEVAAELEVSLDDYYGMLGDTLGSRLFSFDDLLQGEHGEFGEDADSAHPEPFRDLEDERFQRSLAEAIANLPEREKLVLSLYYDEELNLKEIGQVLGVSESRVSQLHSQCAARLRARLSEWRSN; this comes from the coding sequence ATGACAGCGGCTGGATTGGGCATGTATTACAGCAAGAGCCAGGGCAGGGACGAACAATACCGGTTGGTCGAGCAATATGCGCCATTGGTCAAGCGTATTGCCTATCACCTGTTGGCGCGTTTGCCCGCCAGCGTCCAGGTCGACGACCTGATGCAGGCCGGGATGATCGGCCTTCTGGAAGCTGCGAAAAAGTACGACATGGGCAAAGGGGCGAGCTTCGAGACCTATGCCGGTATCCGTATCCGCGGGGCGATGCTCGATGAGATACGCAAGGGCGATTGGGCGCCCCGTTCGGTGCATCGCAACTCCCGTATGGTCAGCGAGGCGATCCGTGCCGTCGAGGCGCGCACCGGGCGCGATGCGCGTGACCAGGAGGTCGCTGCCGAGCTTGAGGTCAGCCTGGACGACTACTACGGCATGCTGGGCGATACCCTGGGCAGCCGGTTGTTCAGTTTCGACGATCTGCTCCAGGGAGAACACGGCGAGTTCGGCGAGGATGCCGACAGCGCCCATCCTGAGCCCTTTCGTGATCTCGAGGATGAGCGCTTCCAGCGTTCGCTGGCCGAAGCGATCGCCAACCTGCCCGAGCGCGAGAAGCTTGTGCTCTCCTTGTATTACGACGAAGAATTGAACTTGAAAGAGATCGGGCAGGTACTCGGCGTCAGCGAGTCGAGGGTCAGCCAGTTGCATAGCCAGTGTGCCGCGCGTTTGCGTGCGCGCCTCAGTGAATGGCGTTCGAATTGA
- the flhF gene encoding flagellar biosynthesis protein FlhF, whose translation MQVKRFFAADMRIAMKMVRDELGADAVIIGNRRVAGGVELTAVLDYPMNASSAKQPSPALEDELRKTQTRIATAHAELKSAAPRQPRQVSDEKKKTAAPAAAARPQPAVAKAPAAAPQVIEAMRSELHGLRELIEVQLGSIAWGQEKSRRPQQVSLWRRLQRVGLPADLSRSLLEKVAAITEPRQAWRMLLGHLSQSIKVSKVEPLEEGGVIALVGSAGVGKTTTLAKLAARYVLKYGPQNIALASMDNYRIGAQEQLKTLGRILDVPVIQVDPSQPLAKTLAPLARKRVILIDTAGLPASDPMLRMQLQALSDRGIKSKNYLVLAATSQSQVLKAAWHNYRRCGLAGCILTKLDEAGSLGDVLGLTISQHLPIAYLADGPRIPEDLHLPRSHALISRAVSLQSEEDPSEDTMADMFTGLYNEGSRQVG comes from the coding sequence ATGCAGGTCAAACGTTTCTTCGCTGCCGATATGCGCATCGCCATGAAAATGGTGCGTGACGAGCTGGGCGCGGATGCAGTGATCATCGGCAATCGCCGGGTCGCAGGCGGCGTTGAGCTGACGGCCGTGCTCGATTACCCGATGAACGCTTCCTCGGCCAAACAGCCCAGCCCTGCGCTCGAAGACGAACTGCGCAAGACCCAGACGCGCATCGCCACTGCTCATGCCGAGCTGAAGAGCGCTGCGCCACGCCAGCCGCGCCAGGTCAGCGACGAGAAGAAAAAGACCGCAGCCCCGGCCGCCGCCGCGCGCCCTCAGCCGGCAGTCGCCAAGGCGCCGGCCGCTGCCCCGCAAGTCATCGAGGCCATGCGCTCCGAACTGCATGGCCTGCGCGAACTGATCGAAGTCCAGTTGGGTTCCATCGCCTGGGGACAGGAAAAGAGCCGTCGGCCGCAACAGGTCAGCCTGTGGCGGCGTTTGCAGCGGGTTGGTCTGCCAGCCGACCTGTCGCGCAGCCTGCTGGAGAAAGTCGCCGCCATCACCGAGCCGCGCCAGGCCTGGCGCATGCTGCTGGGGCATCTGTCGCAGTCGATCAAGGTCAGCAAGGTCGAGCCGCTCGAAGAGGGCGGCGTCATCGCCCTGGTGGGCTCTGCCGGTGTCGGCAAGACCACCACCCTGGCCAAGCTGGCGGCGCGTTATGTGCTCAAGTACGGTCCGCAGAACATTGCCCTGGCGAGCATGGACAATTACCGCATCGGCGCCCAGGAACAGCTCAAGACCCTGGGGCGCATCCTCGATGTCCCGGTGATCCAGGTCGACCCGTCGCAGCCGCTGGCCAAGACCCTGGCCCCGCTGGCGCGCAAGCGTGTGATCCTGATCGACACCGCCGGCCTGCCGGCCAGCGACCCGATGTTGCGCATGCAGTTGCAGGCGCTCTCCGATCGCGGCATCAAGTCGAAGAATTATCTGGTACTGGCAGCGACCAGCCAGAGCCAGGTGCTCAAGGCAGCCTGGCACAACTACCGTCGTTGCGGCCTGGCCGGCTGCATCCTGACCAAGCTGGACGAGGCCGGTAGCCTGGGTGACGTGCTGGGGCTAACGATCAGCCAGCATCTGCCGATAGCTTATTTGGCCGATGGGCCGAGAATCCCGGAAGACCTGCATTTACCGCGTAGCCATGCACTGATCAGCCGGGCGGTGAGTCTGCAGTCGGAGGAGGACCCCAGCGAGGACACCATGGCCGACATGTTCACCGGCCTTTACAACGAAGGCTCGCGGCAGGTTGGTTGA